One window from the genome of Pyxicephalus adspersus chromosome 6, UCB_Pads_2.0, whole genome shotgun sequence encodes:
- the ARL14EPL gene encoding ARL14 effector protein-like isoform X1 produces MSEKSLKSNSGKKSENREEMETETPKEDSPRAQKQLQQIERQLKCLAFQNPGPQVADFNPETRKQKKKAYMSQMNVYYSTNKVAVKKYDKHGKLLCNNRDLCDCLEEDCQGCFYPCPKCGSTKCGPECRCNRKWVYDRIQTETGDIISKLPFYVPD; encoded by the exons ATGAGTGAGAAATCTTTAAAGTCCAACTCTGGGAAAAAGAGTGAGAATCGAGAAGAAATGGAAACTGAAACTCCTAAGGAAGATTCACCCAGAGCTCAGAAGCAGTTG CAGCAAATTGAACGACAGTTGAAATGTTTGGCCTTCCAAAATCCTGGACCTCAAGTTGCCGATTTTAATCCTGAAACTCGGAAACAAAAGAAGAAAGCTTATATGTCCCAGATGAATGTGTACTACTCTACAAACAA GGTTGCAGTTAAAAAGTATGACAAGCATGGAAAACTTCTATGCAATAACCGAGATTTGTGTGACTGCCTAGAAGAGGACTGCCAAGGATGCTTCTACCCATGCCCAAAATGTGGTTCCACCAAGTGTGGGCCTGAATGTCGCTGCAACAGGAAGTGGGTCTATGACAGAATCCAAACTGAGACCGGCGATATCATAAGCAAGCTGCCATTTTATGTTCCTGATTAG
- the ARL14EPL gene encoding ARL14 effector protein-like isoform X2 — protein sequence MSEKSLKSNSGKKSENREEMETETPKEDSPRAQKQLQIERQLKCLAFQNPGPQVADFNPETRKQKKKAYMSQMNVYYSTNKVAVKKYDKHGKLLCNNRDLCDCLEEDCQGCFYPCPKCGSTKCGPECRCNRKWVYDRIQTETGDIISKLPFYVPD from the exons ATGAGTGAGAAATCTTTAAAGTCCAACTCTGGGAAAAAGAGTGAGAATCGAGAAGAAATGGAAACTGAAACTCCTAAGGAAGATTCACCCAGAGCTCAGAAGCAGTTG CAAATTGAACGACAGTTGAAATGTTTGGCCTTCCAAAATCCTGGACCTCAAGTTGCCGATTTTAATCCTGAAACTCGGAAACAAAAGAAGAAAGCTTATATGTCCCAGATGAATGTGTACTACTCTACAAACAA GGTTGCAGTTAAAAAGTATGACAAGCATGGAAAACTTCTATGCAATAACCGAGATTTGTGTGACTGCCTAGAAGAGGACTGCCAAGGATGCTTCTACCCATGCCCAAAATGTGGTTCCACCAAGTGTGGGCCTGAATGTCGCTGCAACAGGAAGTGGGTCTATGACAGAATCCAAACTGAGACCGGCGATATCATAAGCAAGCTGCCATTTTATGTTCCTGATTAG